From Paenibacillus sp. V4I7, one genomic window encodes:
- the rimP gene encoding ribosome maturation factor RimP → MQAQIKSVIEDMLKDFIEQNGFELVDIEYVKEGSNWFLRVYADKEGGIDIDDCGRISEYLSVQLDEKDPIADAYFLEVSSPGAERPLKKTQDYHKAVNSHVFVTTYEPIDGSKEFEGLLLSFDEEELVIEIGKKKIIIPFAKVASARLAIVF, encoded by the coding sequence ATACAAGCGCAAATCAAATCCGTCATTGAGGACATGCTGAAGGATTTCATTGAACAAAATGGATTTGAACTCGTGGATATTGAATATGTCAAAGAGGGCAGCAACTGGTTCCTTCGTGTCTATGCAGACAAGGAAGGCGGAATTGATATAGATGATTGCGGCCGCATCAGTGAATACTTAAGTGTTCAATTGGATGAAAAAGATCCCATTGCTGATGCCTATTTCTTGGAAGTTTCTTCACCAGGCGCGGAACGTCCGCTTAAGAAGACACAAGATTATCACAAGGCTGTGAATAGTCATGTATTTGTTACCACCTATGAACCGATAGACGGTTCCAAGGAATTTGAAGGTTTACTGCTTTCCTTTGACGAGGAAGAACTCGTTATTGAAATTGGCAAAAAGAAAATAATTATCCCGTTCGCTAAAGTAGCAAGCGCTCGTCTAGCTATCGTTTTTTAG
- the proS gene encoding proline--tRNA ligase translates to MSNDKQFVKEITPQGEDFSRWYIDVIKKADLMSYSPVRGCIVFKPDGYEIWENIQRELDSKFKETGHRNAYFPLFIPESFFQKEKEHVEGFNPELPWVTEAGGEKLEERLAIRPTSETMIGHMYSEWINSYRDLPLLINQWANVVRWEKRTLPFLRTTEFLWQEGHTAHEDEQDARRETMQMLDVYRQFAEDFLAIPVIVGQKTPSEKFAGAIDTFSIEAMMKDGKAVQAGTSHYLGTNFAVAFDIKFLDRENQHQFAHTTSWGVSTRLIGALIMVHGDDRGLVLPPKVAPTQVIMIPIGPPKTREQVIGRVDELYAELKKAGVRVKVDDRADQSPGWKFNEYEMRGIPIRVELGPRDMENGQVVLVSRVSGEKKTVLQTDFVQEVQNLLAEIHQQMYDKAKQFRDDHYIAVDSIDEFKTFLETKRGFALAGWCGSSVCEDQVKEETGATSRNIPFTPSETKSTCLVCGDAAKHTVVFGRSY, encoded by the coding sequence ATGTCAAACGATAAACAGTTTGTTAAAGAGATTACACCACAGGGAGAGGATTTCTCCCGTTGGTACATAGATGTGATCAAGAAAGCTGATTTAATGAGCTATTCACCAGTGCGCGGCTGTATCGTGTTTAAACCGGACGGCTATGAAATATGGGAAAACATACAACGTGAACTCGATAGCAAATTCAAAGAAACGGGTCACCGGAACGCCTATTTCCCGTTATTTATTCCAGAGAGTTTTTTCCAGAAGGAAAAAGAACACGTAGAAGGCTTTAATCCAGAGCTGCCTTGGGTCACTGAAGCAGGCGGAGAGAAGCTCGAAGAACGTCTAGCTATTCGTCCAACTTCGGAAACGATGATTGGTCATATGTATTCGGAGTGGATCAATTCCTATCGCGATCTTCCCCTTTTGATTAATCAATGGGCTAACGTAGTTCGATGGGAGAAGCGCACATTGCCTTTCCTTCGAACTACGGAGTTCTTGTGGCAGGAAGGCCATACGGCTCATGAGGATGAGCAGGATGCACGCCGTGAAACGATGCAGATGTTGGATGTTTATCGCCAATTTGCGGAAGATTTCTTAGCAATCCCAGTTATTGTTGGGCAGAAGACTCCTTCTGAGAAATTCGCGGGTGCTATCGATACTTTCTCTATTGAGGCGATGATGAAAGATGGGAAAGCGGTGCAAGCTGGCACATCTCACTATTTGGGTACGAATTTTGCAGTCGCTTTCGATATTAAGTTCTTGGACCGTGAAAATCAGCATCAATTTGCTCATACGACTTCATGGGGAGTTAGTACTCGACTTATCGGTGCGCTTATCATGGTTCATGGCGATGATCGTGGGTTGGTATTGCCACCTAAAGTTGCCCCAACTCAAGTCATCATGATTCCGATTGGTCCTCCAAAAACACGGGAACAAGTTATTGGACGGGTAGACGAATTGTATGCAGAGCTTAAGAAAGCAGGCGTTCGAGTTAAAGTGGATGACCGAGCCGACCAAAGCCCAGGTTGGAAATTCAATGAATATGAAATGCGCGGTATACCGATCCGTGTTGAATTAGGACCTCGTGACATGGAAAATGGACAAGTTGTTCTCGTCTCTCGTGTAAGCGGGGAGAAGAAAACAGTTCTGCAAACTGACTTCGTTCAGGAAGTTCAAAATTTACTTGCTGAGATTCATCAGCAGATGTATGATAAAGCGAAGCAGTTCCGTGACGATCATTACATTGCGGTAGATTCTATTGATGAGTTCAAAACATTCCTAGAGACGAAACGCGGATTTGCATTGGCCGGCTGGTGCGGGTCTAGCGTTTGTGAAGATCAAGTGAAGGAAGAGACGGGGGCAACAAGCCGAAATATTCCATTCACACCTTCAGAAACGAAATCAACATGTCTGGTTTGCGGCGATGCCGCTAAACATACGGTCGTTTTTGGCCGAAGTTATTAA
- a CDS encoding 1-deoxy-D-xylulose-5-phosphate reductoisomerase produces MKRIAILGSTGSIGTQTLDIAQHAPDKFQIEALSGGYNSQLLIEQVKKFHPKVVSVATKELADEVSKNVSSSTKVLYGEEGLMEVAASTDADLVVTALVGSQGLKPTMAAIEAGKHIGLANKETLVSAGHIVKDAIRRKGVSLLPIDSEHSAIFQCLNGENRSQIAKITLTASGGSFRDRSREELEGVTVEQALQHPNWSMGAKITIDSATMVNKGLEVIEAHWLFDLSYDEIDVLIHPESVIHSYVEFVDNSVIAQLGNPDMRVPIQYALTYPDRYPTPTHRLDLAAIGKLHFREMDYNRYPCLRMAFESGKQGGTTPTVYNAANEIAVARFLKGEITFLQIEQIIEAVLQKHESHSKPHLDVIHEQDIWARAFASSIVF; encoded by the coding sequence ATGAAACGGATTGCCATTCTGGGGTCTACAGGGTCTATTGGTACACAAACCTTAGATATTGCCCAGCATGCCCCAGATAAATTTCAAATTGAAGCATTATCTGGCGGTTATAATAGTCAATTATTGATTGAACAAGTTAAAAAGTTTCACCCAAAAGTAGTATCCGTAGCGACCAAGGAGCTGGCCGACGAAGTTTCCAAGAATGTTTCGTCATCTACGAAGGTGTTATATGGTGAAGAGGGATTAATGGAAGTTGCTGCATCAACAGATGCAGACTTGGTTGTAACTGCTTTGGTAGGGAGTCAAGGACTTAAGCCTACGATGGCCGCGATTGAAGCTGGCAAACACATTGGACTCGCAAATAAGGAGACGTTAGTAAGTGCAGGGCACATTGTAAAGGATGCTATTCGTCGAAAAGGCGTATCTTTGCTGCCTATTGATAGTGAACATTCGGCTATATTTCAATGTTTGAATGGTGAGAATCGCTCACAGATTGCGAAGATTACGCTTACTGCTTCTGGGGGTTCCTTTCGAGATCGATCGCGAGAAGAATTAGAGGGAGTAACGGTCGAACAAGCCCTACAGCACCCGAATTGGTCGATGGGAGCCAAAATTACGATCGATTCAGCAACGATGGTCAATAAAGGTCTTGAGGTTATCGAGGCTCATTGGTTATTCGATCTGTCGTATGACGAAATAGATGTCCTCATCCATCCTGAAAGTGTCATTCATTCCTATGTTGAATTTGTTGACAATAGTGTTATTGCTCAGCTGGGTAATCCGGATATGCGTGTTCCTATCCAATACGCATTAACCTATCCAGATAGATACCCTACGCCTACCCATCGGTTAGATTTAGCAGCCATTGGCAAGCTTCATTTCCGTGAGATGGATTACAATCGGTATCCGTGTTTACGAATGGCATTTGAGAGCGGAAAACAGGGAGGTACTACACCTACTGTTTATAATGCAGCGAACGAAATCGCAGTTGCACGCTTCCTCAAAGGTGAGATTACGTTTTTGCAAATTGAGCAGATCATTGAAGCTGTTTTGCAGAAACACGAATCCCATTCTAAACCTCATCTAGACGTCATTCATGAGCAGGATATTTGGGCAAGAGCCTTTGCATCATCCATCGTTTTTTAA
- a CDS encoding phosphatidate cytidylyltransferase: protein MKQRIVTGVIAGLVFITLLVLGGYWYAGLIVLLSIIGYREYMQMNDFTKYKLTAVVALISLLFLTVPWEAFGGSLPVSSTAIIWLTMFVLLFITVASKNTITIDQVSIILLGVIYIGFGFNYMIAARLMEHGLFWSIVVFVCIWASDSGAYFVGSKLGKHLLWPQISPKKSIEGAVGGVVISMIAALGFALYAPDLLGFGKALMLGFIIAVVGQVGDLIQSAYKRVKGIKDTGTLLPGHGGVLDRMDSWLIVFPFIHWLGILTH from the coding sequence TTGAAGCAAAGGATCGTCACGGGGGTCATTGCCGGGCTCGTTTTCATTACGTTATTAGTACTAGGTGGTTATTGGTACGCTGGGTTAATCGTGTTACTGTCAATAATCGGCTATCGTGAATATATGCAAATGAATGACTTCACGAAGTATAAATTAACAGCGGTTGTTGCTTTAATCTCCTTGTTATTCTTAACGGTACCGTGGGAGGCTTTTGGTGGTTCACTTCCCGTTTCTTCGACCGCCATTATTTGGCTGACCATGTTTGTTTTGCTTTTCATTACAGTCGCTTCAAAAAATACGATAACAATAGATCAGGTTTCTATTATTTTACTTGGAGTCATTTACATAGGTTTTGGATTCAATTATATGATTGCTGCACGCTTAATGGAGCATGGCTTATTTTGGTCAATAGTTGTGTTTGTATGTATTTGGGCTTCGGATTCAGGAGCTTATTTTGTCGGTTCGAAGCTGGGAAAACATCTTCTGTGGCCTCAAATCAGTCCTAAGAAGTCAATTGAAGGAGCTGTAGGTGGCGTCGTTATTTCGATGATTGCCGCACTAGGATTCGCCTTGTATGCACCGGATTTGCTTGGGTTTGGCAAAGCATTGATGCTTGGCTTCATAATTGCTGTTGTTGGACAAGTCGGAGACTTAATACAGTCGGCTTATAAGCGAGTAAAGGGTATAAAAGATACGGGAACCTTACTTCCCGGGCACGGTGGAGTACTCGATCGGATGGATAGTTGGCTTATCGTATTTCCATTTATTCATTGGCTTGGAATTCTTACTCACTAA
- a CDS encoding PolC-type DNA polymerase III, with translation MSNLADKRNRFELLMQQAEIPADIVRSFFAEGYIEQVEISRKNRDWTFYLVKNEIVPQNIYRSFCKMIQEKFAQIAKIRFIWKYEQVEPAALVDEYWSLFMEWLQREVASINGWMSKARFEVQGHTLTLIMLDQIGLELAKKKNVDMFIRNFFHNFFQTELNVKYAISDSTEIEAEYEKFAKRREQGEKTITQEIMMSIDMEEEASSLPDTDLKLVMGYDIKEVPTPLKDIQEEEKKVTVQGTVFGLDVKELRNGNTLFTFNLTDFTDSLAMKVFAKTKDDVKIMSLLANGTWIRARGKVEYDRFMQIPELVMIPNDLNEVMAPKDRMDDAAEKRVEFHLHTTMSTMDALTPIDQYVKMAAKWGHKAIAVTDHSNIQCFPDAGKAAKKHGIKVIYGVEANVVNDSVPIVMNGRDMDLKQATYVIFDVETTGLSVTNNQIIELAGVKMQDGKEIDRFATFINPHEKIPYNIQQLTNINDEMVKDAPDIEDELPKFIEFVGDCVLVAHNARFDMGFLQANLKRMGLPEVTNSVLDTLELARFLFPSMKNHRLNTLSDKFKVGLDNHHRAIDDSIALGFVLYHLINEANDRQITNLAKLNDYVGKDLSNQRPFHCCVYALNAVGKKNLFKLISLSHTTYLQRSATIPKSVLVEHREGLLITSGCEKGEFFEAVLNKSIEEAEQVAEFYDILEIQPVSYNMHLVEKGLVGSVEDLENAVRRVCEIGYKTGKPVIATGNAHYLNPREKVCRDIAINGITGFSPLKAMKKPDAHFRTTKEMLEEFKFLGEEKAIEVVIRSTNDLADRFEVIELFPDKLFTPIIEGADEEIRTTCYHTAKKMYGDELPEVIIARLEKELVPIIKFGFSANYLISERLVKKSNADGYLVGSRGSVGSSVVAMMLGISEVNPLPPHYICVSCQHSEWFLDGSVPSGFDLPNKVCPNCGGNLKGDGHDIPFETFLGFKGDKVPDIDLNFSGVYQPIAHNFTKEIFGEKNVFRAGTIGTVAEKTAFGFVKKYEEEQGQKWRGAEISRLAAGCTGVKRSTGQHPGGIVVVPDYMEVDDITPVQYPADDKNSEWKTTHFDYHAFDANLLKLDILGHDDPTMMRMLQDLTGIDPTTIPMNDAKAMSIFNSTEAIGVRPDQIRSPVATYGVPEMGTKFVRQMLQETQPSSFADLLQISGLSHGTGVWLGNAQELIKKGICNIKTVIGCRDDIMLFLIYKAGMDAGLAFKITESVRKGKGLTDEWKDEMKRCNVPAWYIESCERIEYMFPKAHAAAYVISAVRTAYFKVYHPIAYYATYFSVRAADFDLELLCQGYDAILKKLIEIEEKGFQALPKEKAMVSILEMSLEMTSRGFSFKPIDIYRSDATRFIIDGTSLIPPFAAMSGIGDNAAKNIAAAKEEGDFLSIEDFQNRSKASKTVIEMLSAMGCFRGLPESNQLSLF, from the coding sequence ATGAGTAATTTGGCTGATAAACGGAATCGCTTTGAGCTTTTGATGCAGCAAGCCGAGATTCCAGCCGATATCGTGCGGTCATTTTTTGCGGAAGGCTACATCGAGCAAGTAGAAATTAGTCGAAAAAATCGCGACTGGACCTTTTATTTGGTGAAAAATGAAATAGTGCCTCAAAATATTTATCGGTCTTTTTGTAAAATGATTCAAGAGAAGTTCGCTCAAATTGCGAAGATTCGTTTTATTTGGAAATATGAGCAAGTAGAACCCGCTGCTTTGGTGGATGAATACTGGAGCCTATTTATGGAGTGGCTGCAGCGTGAAGTAGCATCGATTAATGGTTGGATGTCCAAAGCAAGGTTTGAGGTACAAGGTCATACGCTAACGCTAATAATGCTAGATCAGATTGGACTTGAACTTGCTAAAAAGAAAAATGTAGATATGTTCATACGGAACTTTTTTCATAACTTTTTTCAAACAGAATTAAACGTAAAGTATGCGATTAGTGATTCCACTGAGATCGAAGCTGAGTATGAGAAATTTGCGAAGCGTCGCGAGCAAGGCGAGAAGACCATCACCCAAGAGATCATGATGTCCATCGACATGGAAGAAGAAGCATCCTCATTACCAGATACGGATCTCAAGCTTGTTATGGGCTACGATATCAAAGAGGTGCCAACACCACTCAAGGACATTCAAGAAGAAGAGAAGAAAGTAACGGTTCAGGGTACCGTATTTGGACTAGACGTCAAGGAATTGAGAAATGGAAACACATTATTTACATTTAACCTGACCGATTTTACAGATTCTTTGGCGATGAAAGTATTTGCGAAAACCAAAGATGACGTGAAAATTATGAGCCTTCTTGCAAATGGAACATGGATTAGAGCGAGAGGGAAGGTCGAGTATGATCGTTTCATGCAAATTCCTGAACTTGTCATGATTCCGAATGACCTGAATGAAGTCATGGCTCCCAAGGATCGGATGGACGATGCAGCTGAGAAGCGTGTTGAGTTTCATTTGCACACGACCATGAGTACCATGGATGCTTTGACACCTATTGATCAATATGTGAAAATGGCGGCTAAATGGGGACATAAAGCCATCGCGGTTACGGATCATAGTAACATTCAGTGTTTCCCTGATGCAGGAAAAGCAGCCAAAAAGCACGGAATTAAAGTGATTTATGGTGTGGAAGCAAACGTTGTGAATGACTCTGTTCCTATTGTAATGAATGGTAGAGATATGGATCTGAAGCAAGCAACTTATGTGATATTCGACGTAGAGACAACGGGGCTTTCTGTTACCAATAACCAAATTATCGAGCTTGCAGGTGTTAAAATGCAGGACGGTAAAGAAATTGATCGGTTTGCAACGTTCATTAATCCTCACGAGAAAATTCCTTATAACATTCAACAATTGACGAACATTAACGATGAAATGGTAAAAGATGCACCAGATATCGAGGATGAGCTACCTAAGTTTATTGAGTTTGTCGGTGATTGTGTTCTCGTAGCCCATAATGCACGATTTGATATGGGTTTCCTTCAAGCGAATTTGAAACGTATGGGATTGCCAGAGGTTACGAACTCCGTACTGGATACCCTAGAGCTTGCTAGATTTTTATTCCCTTCAATGAAGAACCATCGATTGAATACCTTGTCGGATAAATTTAAAGTAGGCTTGGACAACCATCACCGGGCGATTGATGACTCTATTGCATTAGGTTTTGTTTTATATCATTTAATTAATGAGGCTAATGATCGACAAATAACGAATCTTGCTAAATTGAATGATTATGTAGGAAAAGATTTGTCTAATCAGCGTCCTTTCCATTGTTGTGTTTACGCGCTAAATGCCGTTGGGAAGAAGAACTTATTCAAACTTATATCCTTATCCCATACAACCTATTTGCAGCGGTCTGCTACGATTCCCAAAAGTGTTCTAGTAGAGCATAGAGAAGGTCTTCTTATCACCTCGGGCTGTGAAAAAGGGGAATTCTTTGAAGCTGTTCTAAATAAATCAATCGAAGAAGCCGAACAAGTGGCTGAGTTCTATGACATTCTTGAGATTCAACCTGTGAGCTATAACATGCATCTGGTAGAGAAGGGCCTTGTTGGGAGCGTCGAAGATTTAGAAAATGCTGTACGACGTGTTTGTGAAATTGGTTATAAGACAGGTAAACCGGTTATTGCTACAGGGAATGCTCATTATCTGAATCCTCGTGAGAAAGTATGCAGGGATATTGCCATTAATGGAATTACCGGGTTTAGTCCACTTAAAGCTATGAAAAAACCGGATGCTCATTTCCGTACGACCAAAGAGATGCTGGAAGAATTCAAGTTTCTTGGTGAAGAAAAGGCGATTGAGGTTGTTATTCGCAGTACGAATGATCTAGCGGATCGCTTTGAAGTTATTGAGCTTTTCCCTGACAAGCTGTTTACACCTATCATTGAAGGTGCCGACGAAGAAATTCGTACCACCTGTTACCATACAGCGAAGAAAATGTATGGGGATGAACTTCCGGAAGTCATTATCGCCCGGCTTGAGAAAGAGCTTGTTCCGATTATTAAGTTCGGTTTCTCTGCCAACTATTTGATTTCCGAACGTCTTGTGAAAAAGTCGAATGCGGACGGTTATCTCGTAGGTTCAAGGGGTTCCGTTGGTTCTTCCGTGGTTGCGATGATGTTAGGCATTTCCGAGGTTAATCCGCTGCCTCCTCATTATATATGTGTATCTTGTCAGCATAGTGAGTGGTTCCTGGACGGGAGCGTTCCGAGTGGATTCGATCTTCCTAATAAAGTTTGCCCGAATTGCGGGGGGAATTTAAAAGGTGACGGTCACGACATTCCGTTTGAGACATTTCTTGGCTTTAAAGGGGACAAGGTTCCCGATATCGATTTGAACTTCTCTGGCGTTTATCAACCGATTGCGCATAATTTTACGAAAGAAATTTTTGGTGAGAAGAATGTATTCCGTGCGGGTACCATCGGTACTGTCGCTGAGAAGACGGCATTCGGATTCGTCAAGAAGTATGAAGAAGAGCAAGGCCAGAAGTGGCGAGGTGCTGAAATTAGCCGATTGGCTGCTGGCTGTACTGGGGTTAAGCGAAGCACGGGGCAGCATCCCGGCGGTATTGTCGTTGTACCGGATTATATGGAAGTTGATGATATCACACCCGTTCAATACCCAGCTGATGATAAGAATTCGGAATGGAAAACGACCCATTTTGATTATCATGCCTTTGACGCCAATTTGCTGAAACTTGATATTCTCGGACACGACGACCCGACGATGATGCGGATGCTGCAAGATTTAACAGGCATTGATCCAACGACCATCCCTATGAATGATGCGAAAGCGATGAGTATTTTCAACTCAACAGAAGCGATTGGGGTCAGACCGGATCAAATTCGATCTCCAGTAGCGACTTACGGTGTTCCGGAAATGGGAACCAAGTTCGTTCGTCAGATGCTTCAGGAAACACAGCCAAGCTCCTTTGCCGATTTACTGCAAATTTCTGGTTTGTCACATGGAACGGGTGTTTGGCTTGGAAATGCACAGGAGTTAATTAAAAAAGGGATATGTAACATTAAGACAGTTATTGGCTGTCGGGATGATATCATGCTCTTCTTGATTTATAAGGCAGGAATGGATGCAGGTCTTGCTTTCAAAATTACCGAGAGTGTTCGTAAAGGTAAGGGGCTTACAGATGAATGGAAAGATGAGATGAAACGCTGTAATGTGCCAGCTTGGTATATTGAATCTTGTGAACGGATTGAATATATGTTTCCAAAGGCGCATGCTGCTGCTTATGTTATCTCTGCTGTTCGTACTGCTTACTTTAAGGTTTATCATCCGATAGCGTACTATGCGACTTATTTTAGTGTTCGTGCGGCTGACTTTGACTTAGAGCTTCTGTGCCAAGGATATGATGCCATTCTTAAAAAGTTGATTGAGATTGAAGAGAAAGGCTTCCAAGCGCTGCCGAAAGAAAAAGCGATGGTTTCCATTTTGGAGATGTCCCTCGAAATGACGTCTCGTGGCTTCAGTTTCAAACCGATTGATATCTATCGTTCGGATGCGACGCGGTTTATTATCGATGGTACGTCACTTATCCCGCCATTTGCAGCAATGTCAGGTATCGGAGATAACGCAGCCAAAAATATTGCCGCTGCTAAAGAGGAGGGCGACTTCCTCTCCATCGAAGATTTCCAAAATCGATCCAAAGCCTCAAAGACGGTCATTGAGATGCTCAGCGCGATGGGATGTTTCCGCGGGCTGCCGGAATCGAATCAATTGTCCTTATTCTAA
- the rseP gene encoding RIP metalloprotease RseP, which translates to MSAIEVGLKVILLFFVLVTIHEWGHFYFAKRAGILVREFAIGFGPKIFSYKKGETRYTLRILPIGGFVRMAGEDPELVQVNPGQTVAVKLNKQNQVSSLYLDQLDRRSNVIIGVVEQIDLERALQVSLDVDGESVTYPIDPQAMMVTKGTETQIAPYDRQFGSKTVGQRAIAIVMGPVMNFILAIVLFFIVVIMSGVFTNVKLDSVLAGKAGEKSGLHKGDIIISIDNQPIGDDREKLVTSIQSSAGKPMTWVVDRSGNPITLQVTPEMEAGAGKLGVVISGDRRSATFSEVLTGTYEQVVGTTIGIVTGLQKLVMLQFKLDDLGGPVRTAQVSAEFAKMGITYLISWAATLSLYLGIFNLLPIPALDGSRLLFMGLEALRGKPIDPNRESMVHFVGFALLMLLMVAVTYNDILRLIKG; encoded by the coding sequence TTGTCAGCCATAGAAGTTGGATTGAAGGTTATTTTGTTGTTTTTCGTTCTCGTTACGATTCATGAATGGGGTCATTTTTACTTTGCGAAACGTGCAGGCATCTTAGTTCGAGAATTTGCAATCGGCTTTGGACCCAAAATTTTCTCATATAAAAAAGGGGAAACTCGCTATACGTTGCGTATTCTGCCAATTGGCGGATTCGTTCGCATGGCAGGGGAAGACCCGGAACTTGTCCAAGTGAACCCTGGACAAACGGTTGCCGTTAAATTAAATAAACAAAATCAAGTTTCATCTCTTTATCTTGATCAACTAGATCGACGTTCGAATGTTATCATTGGTGTCGTGGAACAAATTGATTTAGAAAGAGCGCTTCAAGTTTCACTTGATGTTGACGGAGAAAGCGTTACTTATCCCATTGATCCACAAGCTATGATGGTGACCAAAGGGACAGAAACACAGATTGCTCCATATGATCGTCAGTTTGGTTCCAAAACGGTTGGCCAGAGAGCAATTGCTATTGTGATGGGCCCTGTGATGAACTTCATACTTGCGATTGTGTTATTTTTTATCGTTGTTATTATGTCGGGCGTATTTACGAACGTTAAGCTTGATTCCGTGCTTGCAGGTAAAGCCGGGGAGAAGTCAGGTCTCCACAAAGGGGATATCATCATATCGATTGATAATCAACCGATTGGTGATGACCGCGAGAAGCTTGTCACCTCGATTCAATCATCTGCAGGAAAGCCGATGACCTGGGTTGTGGATCGTTCAGGTAATCCAATTACTCTTCAGGTTACACCTGAAATGGAAGCAGGGGCCGGTAAGCTCGGTGTAGTCATTTCTGGGGATCGCAGAAGCGCAACCTTTAGCGAAGTGTTAACTGGCACATACGAACAAGTCGTTGGAACAACGATTGGCATTGTGACTGGTTTACAGAAGCTTGTGATGCTGCAGTTTAAACTTGATGATCTTGGCGGACCTGTCCGGACAGCTCAAGTATCAGCTGAATTTGCCAAAATGGGAATAACTTACTTAATCTCATGGGCAGCTACATTAAGCCTGTATCTAGGTATATTTAATCTCCTGCCTATTCCAGCTTTAGATGGAAGCCGACTTCTATTTATGGGTCTAGAAGCATTACGCGGGAAGCCAATTGATCCGAATCGGGAAAGTATGGTTCATTTTGTTGGTTTTGCACTGCTAATGCTGCTCATGGTGGCAGTTACTTACAATGACATTTTAAGATTAATTAAGGGATAG
- the nusA gene encoding transcription termination factor NusA: MNTDFIEALSEIEREKGISKELLIDAIEAAMISSYKRNFNTAQNVRVDINRHTGLIKVYARKTVTEEVLDPRLEISLHASREINPNYQLEDIVEIEVTPRDFGRIAAQTAKQVVTQRIREAERGLIYNAFIDKEEDIVTGILQRQDQRNIYVDLGKVEAVLPLTELMPTDKFKQGDRIKAYITKVENTTKGPQIILSRTHPGLLKRLFELEVPEIFDGVVEIRSVAREAGFRSKIAVHSRNAEVDPVGSCVGPKGLRVQTIVSELRGEKIDIVRWMESVEEYVANALSPSKVLEVQIHENEKMARVIVPDYQLSLAIGIKGQNARLAAKLTGWKIDIKSETQAEQEYGRVKTYSEEMHQDSVSVD; the protein is encoded by the coding sequence ATGAACACGGATTTTATCGAAGCGCTGTCGGAAATTGAACGTGAGAAGGGTATCTCAAAGGAGTTACTTATCGATGCAATTGAAGCAGCGATGATTTCAAGTTATAAACGTAATTTCAACACCGCACAGAATGTGCGAGTTGATATCAATCGCCATACTGGCCTCATCAAGGTATATGCCCGTAAAACCGTAACTGAGGAAGTATTAGATCCGAGATTGGAAATTTCACTTCACGCTTCTCGTGAAATTAATCCGAATTACCAATTGGAAGATATCGTTGAAATTGAAGTGACTCCTCGTGATTTCGGACGTATTGCTGCTCAAACTGCGAAACAAGTGGTGACTCAGCGTATTCGTGAAGCCGAGCGTGGCTTAATTTATAATGCTTTTATCGACAAGGAAGAAGATATCGTTACAGGTATCCTTCAGCGCCAAGATCAACGTAACATTTATGTGGACTTGGGTAAAGTTGAGGCTGTGCTGCCTTTGACTGAATTGATGCCTACAGATAAGTTCAAACAGGGCGATCGGATTAAAGCGTATATCACGAAAGTGGAAAATACGACGAAAGGACCGCAAATCATTTTATCAAGAACACATCCAGGACTGTTGAAGCGTCTTTTTGAACTGGAAGTGCCTGAAATCTTTGATGGTGTGGTCGAGATTCGTTCAGTTGCGCGTGAAGCCGGTTTCCGATCCAAAATTGCTGTTCATTCTCGCAACGCTGAAGTTGATCCCGTAGGATCCTGTGTAGGGCCTAAAGGTTTACGTGTTCAAACGATTGTAAGCGAACTGCGCGGCGAGAAAATAGACATCGTTCGTTGGATGGAAAGCGTGGAAGAATACGTAGCCAATGCGCTTAGCCCTTCCAAAGTGCTTGAAGTGCAAATTCATGAAAATGAAAAAATGGCGCGTGTCATTGTCCCTGACTATCAACTTTCCTTGGCTATTGGAATCAAAGGGCAAAATGCTCGTCTTGCTGCCAAATTGACAGGTTGGAAAATAGACATCAAAAGTGAAACACAAGCCGAACAAGAATATGGCAGAGTGAAAACTTATTCAGAAGAAATGCATCAAGATTCTGTGAGTGTCGATTAA